In one Papio anubis isolate 15944 chromosome 11, Panubis1.0, whole genome shotgun sequence genomic region, the following are encoded:
- the LOC116269442 gene encoding uncharacterized protein LOC116269442, protein MGGAEGFSFRRQIARRRVAVPTGVSEGLPPHPPTARWTVSTHVEGLPSPSSALAVNTGNPQEALRGRGDQFRVGEGKLNRTIYTNRACFLCEDWPGLYSSNQSLHNKGGTVEISHTHWLRGCGAMEGFKSRVSGIIFSPRAVGVPEVAHVQGRAAVLPPLPFALSLPLGGCGHCARREAVVASNAWETPLGGHYGAGSTLGGAREPEGEAEVALSMGRASFWAAPAWAGRGTVCPG, encoded by the coding sequence ATGGGCGGGGCGGAGGGGTTCAGCTTCCGGAGGCAAATAGCGAGGCGGCGCGTGGCGGTGCCCACTGGCGTCAGCGAGGGCCTGCCCCCGCACCCGCCCACCGCGCGCTGGACCGTGTCTACCCACGTCGAAGGGCTTCCCAGCCCCAGCAGTGCCCTAGCAGTGAACACTGGGAACCCCCAAGAGGCTCTGCGCGGCCGAGGAGACCAGTTcagagtgggggaggggaagctAAACCGAACTATTTATACTAATCGTGCGTGCTTCCTTTGTGAAGATTGGCCAGGGCTTTACTCTAGTAACCAATCACTTCATAACAAGGGTGGGACAGTTGAGATCTCTCACACACATTGGTTGAGAGGTTGCGGCGCAATGGAAGGATTTAAATCGAGAGTATCCGGGATTATTTTTTCCCCCCGTGCGGTGGGTGTCCCGGAAGTGGCGCACGTCCAAGGCCGGGCGGCCGTGCTGCCCCCGCTTCCTTTCGCGCTGTCGCTGCCCTTAGGTGGTTGTGGCCACTGTGCCCGGAGGGAGGCGGTGGTGGCCAGTAATGCCTGGGAAACTCCTCTGGGGGGACATTATGGAGCTGGAAGCACCCTTGGAGGAGCCCGAGAGCCAGAaggagaggcagaagttgcgctGAGCATGGGCCGCGCCTCCTTTTGGGCTGCGCCGGCTTGGGCGGGGAGGGGAACTGTCTGTCCCGGATGA